The region ATACGGCGAAGATGCTGCAGTGCTGGGTGGTCTTCGTCAATCGCGTGGGCAATGAGCACGGCGCGGCGTTCTGGGGCGGCTCGCGGGTGGTGGACCCGCGCGGCGCGGTGGTGGCGCAGGCACCGAAATGGGAGCCCTCGGTGATCACCGTCGAGATCGATCTCGCCGAGGCGCGGCGGCAGCGCCGTGCGGTGCCGCTGGTCGCCGAGGCCCGGCTGGGGCTGATCGACCGCGAGGTGCGGCGGCTGATCGACGAGGGCGGCGACCACTGAGGGGCCGGCGGGCCGGCCTCAGTGGCGGGCGGCGGTCTCCGGACGGGGGGCGGACTCCGGGCGGGGCGCCTCGGCCGGCTCGTCGCCCTTGAGGGCCTTGGCCTCGGACTTGAGGATGCGCATCGAGCGGCCCAGGCCGCGCGCCATGTCGGGCAGCTTCTTCGAACCGAAGAGCAGCACGAGTACCGCGATGATCAGGATCAGATGCCAGGGCTCGAAGGCGTTGCGGAGCATGGGCGCGCTCGCTTTCGTCGGGAGGGTCAGCGGACGTTCTGTCCAGTATTACCCGAACGTTCCGGCCGTCCGGTCCAGGGGTCGCCCCCCGGGGCCGGACGGCCGGCGGCACGGCTACCAGCTCGCCTTGCGGACCCCCGGCTGGTGGCCCGCGTGCGCCTGCTCGCGCAGCCGTCCCCGGGACAGTCCGAAGGCGCGGAGGTAGCCGCGCGGGTGCCCGTCGACGCTGTCGCGGTTGCGCACCCGGGTGGTACTGGCGTCCCGCGGCCCGCAGGAGAGCTCGCCGCGGGCGGCGGTCGCGCGGCGCCTCCCGTTCTTGGTGATCTTGCTCTGCTTGGCCATCAGACCTTCTCCCCTCGTGCGCGGATCCGGGCGACGGCCGCCTCGATGCCGATCGTGTCCACGGTCTTGATCTTGGGGAACGGTGCCGGCGGTGGACCGGAGCAAGGGGGCCCCTGTCACGTACGTGACCCGCAAGAACAGTCGTAACCCCCAGCCTTCGGCCGGGAGGTGCCCCCGTCGCCGGGTCACCCGAGTCCGTGCGCATCAGCAGCGGCAGCTGTCCCGGGCGATCAAGAACGCACGGGAGATGGCGCTGCTCCCGTATGCGTCACGGTGACGGCCGCCTCCTGGTGACGGGTGCCGTCCGGTGACGCGTGCCCTCCGGTGGCGGCGGGAGGCCCCCTGCGCGTGAGGCGCGGGTGCCTCCCGGCTGTGACGGGCCGAACGCGGTCCGGTGCGCGCGCCCGTCCGGCCGGGTGTCCGCCCGTGCCCCTGGAACCCGCAGCACGTGGCGCACGTCTCTCCCTCGGTGGTGAGGGCTTCGGGCCGGGTGGTCCGTACCAGCTACGGGGCGCGCCTCATCAGGGGCGATGGCCGGCGGCCGGTGTCGGGGGAGGATCTGGCCGGGGCGCTCGACGAGCTGTGACCGGCTCTGCACCGGCTGTCGTGCACGTGCATCTGCGCATGCATCCGCATGAGAACGCAGCTATGCTCCCGGGCAGTTGACACCATTTATCACCGGGAGACCCCTGTGCTCCACGCATACAACGGCATGGCCGCCACGGATCTCCGCGATGTGGCATGGCAGAAGAGCAGGCACAGCAACTCCCAGGGCTCCTGCGTGGAGTTCGCCAAGCTGCCCGGGGGTGACATCGCGGTACGCAACTCCCGCTTCCCGGACGGTCCCGCGCTCGTCTACACCCCGGCCGAGGTCCGGGCGATGCTGCTCGGCATCAAGGACGGGGAGTTCGACCATCTCGTACGGGACTGAGCGCCCGAGGGTGTCCGGGCGGCCGTAGCGGTACACGGGCCGCAGGGCCGGCGCGGTCCGCGCACACGGCAACCGGGCGCCCGTACATGACGGTGCGCCCGGTGTGAGGGAGCGGCTACGGCAGCCGGAAGAGCGCCCACACGATCTTGCCGTGGGCGGCACCGGCCAGCGGATGCCAGCCCCAGCTGTCGCTGAAGGAGTCCACGAGGTACAGCCCCCGCCCCGACTCCGCGGCCGAATCCGCCTCGCCGGCGACCGGTGAGTCGTCGCTCGGGTCCCGTACGGCGCAGATCAGCCGGGAGGACCAGCGCATCAGATGCAGCCGGGCGGGCGGGGTGGCGTCGTGGTGCTCCGGAGCGGCCAGGATCGCGTGCCGCAGGGCGTTGGTGACGAGCTCGGAGACCACGAGGGCGACCGAGTCGAAGAGATCGTCAAGATCCCAGCCCTGCAGGGTCTCGCGTGTGAACGCACGTGCGCAGCGCACCGATTCGTAGCGTGCCGGGAGCGTGCGGGATGCGGAGCCGGAGGCGGCCAAGGGGTCGACGGGAGGGAAGCCCTGCCATAACGGCTCGAGCATGGTCAAAACCTTGGTCCCCATGCGAGGCACTCCTGGCGTTCGCGGACGTCATGACCCTGGCCGGTCAGCCGGATCTGGCGGATCTTTCACGAGCGTGCATGCGTGCGACGCCTATGGTTCCCAATGCGCGGGACAGATGCAAGGGCAGATGCACGTGCACGTGCCGTGATTGCGCCACCCCGGACCGATTCCTTCCGAATTCTTCCTGCCACTTCATGTGGAGGGCTTGCGGGAGCCTCACACATCAGTAACCGGATGAGCACTCAACGAAGCCCGAACGTGGCAGACTGCGGCCCACTGTTGGACGGGGTGGGGTCACAGGAGGGTCTGAGAGGTGTCCGCAAGTGAGTCGAGCGGGTCGGTGGTGCGGCGGATCCTGCTCGGGTCGCAGCTCCGTCGGCTGCGTGAATCGCGCGGGATAACCCGTGAGGCGGCCGGCTACTCGATCCGTGCGTCCGAATCCAAGATCAGCCGCATGGAGTTGGGCCGCGTGAGCTTCAAGGCACGGGATGTGGAGGACCTGCTCACGCTGTACGGCGTCGGTGACGCCCAGGAGCGTGAGGCACTGCTGTCCCTGGCGCGCGAGGCGAACGTCGCCGGCTGGTGGCACAGCTACACCGATGTGCTGCCCGGCTGGTTCCAGACGTATGTGGGCCTGGAAGGCGCCACATCCCTCCTCCGCGTCTACGAAGTCCAGTTCGTGCACGGGCTGTTGCAGACCGAGAGCTATGCCCAGGCCGTCGTCAGGCGGGGCATGCCGGATGCCGGGCCCGCCGAGATCGAGCGTCGCGTGGCGCTGCGGATGGAGCGCCAGAAGCTGCTGGTGACCGAGCGGTCCGCGCAGTTCCACTGTGTGCTGGACGAGGCCGCGCTGCGTCGCCCCTACGGCGAACGGTCCGTCATGCGCGAGCAGTTGAAGCATCTGATCGACGTGTCCGAGAGACCGAACGTACGGCTCCAGGTGATGCCCTTCAGTCTGGGAGGGCACGCGGGCGAGAGCGGAGCCTTCACGATGCTCGGCTTCCAGGAGTCGGGGCTGCCGGACGTCGTCTACCTGGAGCAGCTGACGAGCGCGCTCTATGTGGACAAGCCCGAAGAGGTGGCGCAGTACGCGCGGGTGATGGACCGCCTCCAGGAGGAGGGGCCGAATCCGGCCGAGACCAGGGACCTGTTGCGTGGTCTACTCCAACTGATGTGACGCATCGGTAGGATGGCGCACCATCAGGAGTCAGCACCCCCCAATGCGGCGCCCTGAGCGCCCTGTTCTCCAGATCGGGATGGCATGTCCTACTTCGACGAGTTGGCGTATCAGTTCATCGACGGCGAGTGGCGGTCCGGCAGCGGCTCATGGGACATCGTCGACTTCAATCCTTATAACGGGGAGAAGCTGACCTCCATACCCGTCGCCACGGTCGAGGAGATCGACCAGGCCTACCGTGCCGCCGAGCGCGCACAACGGGAGTGGGGCGCCACCAATCCGTACACCCGGCGGCTCGTCTTCGAGCGCGCGCTGCGGATCATCGACGACCGTGAGGCGGAGCTGGCCGAGACGATCGCCGCGGAGGTCGGCGGCACGCTCGTCAAGGTGGGCTTCGAGCTGCATCTGGCCAGGGAGTTCCTGCGCGAGGCGATCCAGCTCGCGCTGCGCGCCGAGGGCCGCATTCTGCCCTCGCCCATCGACGGCAAGGAGAACCGTCTCTACCGGCTGCCGGTCGGTGTCGTCGGCGTCATCAGCCCCTTCAACTTCCCCTTCCTGCTGTCGCTCAAGTCCGTCGCGCCGGCCCTCGCGCTCGGCAACGCCGTCGTCCTCAAGCCGCACCAGAACACCCCGGTGTGCGGCGGCGGCCTGGTCGCCA is a window of Streptomyces caniferus DNA encoding:
- a CDS encoding ATP-binding protein, which produces MGTKVLTMLEPLWQGFPPVDPLAASGSASRTLPARYESVRCARAFTRETLQGWDLDDLFDSVALVVSELVTNALRHAILAAPEHHDATPPARLHLMRWSSRLICAVRDPSDDSPVAGEADSAAESGRGLYLVDSFSDSWGWHPLAGAAHGKIVWALFRLP
- a CDS encoding 30S ribosomal protein S14, with translation MAKQSKITKNGRRRATAARGELSCGPRDASTTRVRNRDSVDGHPRGYLRAFGLSRGRLREQAHAGHQPGVRKASW
- the tatA gene encoding Sec-independent protein translocase subunit TatA; this translates as MLRNAFEPWHLILIIAVLVLLFGSKKLPDMARGLGRSMRILKSEAKALKGDEPAEAPRPESAPRPETAARH
- a CDS encoding helix-turn-helix domain-containing protein, with the translated sequence MSASESSGSVVRRILLGSQLRRLRESRGITREAAGYSIRASESKISRMELGRVSFKARDVEDLLTLYGVGDAQEREALLSLAREANVAGWWHSYTDVLPGWFQTYVGLEGATSLLRVYEVQFVHGLLQTESYAQAVVRRGMPDAGPAEIERRVALRMERQKLLVTERSAQFHCVLDEAALRRPYGERSVMREQLKHLIDVSERPNVRLQVMPFSLGGHAGESGAFTMLGFQESGLPDVVYLEQLTSALYVDKPEEVAQYARVMDRLQEEGPNPAETRDLLRGLLQLM
- a CDS encoding bS18 family ribosomal protein, with amino-acid sequence MPAVDRSKGAPVTYVTRKNSRNPQPSAGRCPRRRVTRVRAHQQRQLSRAIKNAREMALLPYASR
- a CDS encoding DUF397 domain-containing protein, translating into MLHAYNGMAATDLRDVAWQKSRHSNSQGSCVEFAKLPGGDIAVRNSRFPDGPALVYTPAEVRAMLLGIKDGEFDHLVRD